The region CAGTCTGTATTCTCGGTTCCTGGAGTAGCCCGGACATGATTTCATCCTGCATTTCATCGCGAGAAACTCCCTTGCCTAAAAACTTTTGATGGTCAATGCCCAGCTCAGGATTGAGAAACCATTCCCCCTTTTGCACCCCCAGGATCAACCTGCAGGATTGAGCAATTTCCAAGGGGCCGGACATCATTTGAAGTTTCCCTGAAGCAACCTCGATATCACCGACATCATTAAGCTTTATAGTGAGCATGGCATCACCCCAACAATGACCGCATCATTCCGGCTGTGCCGCCTGCCAGAGTCCGGCGCAGCTACTCGGCCAGTCAGTGTGTTTTTAATCTCTGCGTCTGCGCAAACGACATATACGATGTCTCCTGGCTGCAGGGCGGGACGCATTGTAGTTTCAAATTCCTGTGGTTTTTTGCCGGTACCAATGTCGATGTCTAATTTGAATTTGAATTTTTGGCCGGCCACCGGTACGGACATGATCTGTGCGGGATCGCTGCC is a window of Paenibacillus sp. FSL H3-0469 DNA encoding:
- a CDS encoding DUF2634 domain-containing protein — protein: MLTIKLNDVGDIEVASGKLQMMSGPLEIAQSCRLILGVQKGEWFLNPELGIDHQKFLGKGVSRDEMQDEIMSGLLQEPRIQTVEAIEFNFDRQLRQLVVSFTATGISGEAITVEGVEIGG
- a CDS encoding Gp138 family membrane-puncturing spike protein, translated to MSKTDPAGALARMLGGHGARQADGINVALPCKVITFDSQKLMASVQPLLKLSGSDPAQIMSVPVAGQKFKFKLDIDIGTGKKPQEFETTMRPALQPGDIVYVVCADAEIKNTLTGRVAAPDSGRRHSRNDAVIVGVMPCSL